A section of the Chryseobacterium ginsenosidimutans genome encodes:
- a CDS encoding SusE domain-containing protein, which yields MKHLFKILTIAFIGLWIISCEKDEDQAVLNETSQGKVSSDKTTAVLNELMAGDPIISFTCVKPTFNLAIVPSQQIEFGIKGTNFKNSIGFDAGNDLTTTSITHAQLNAIMFNLGATPDTANQIEARLKTKAGSAFFYSNVINLTITPYTPNPDLVYPKINVPGGYAGAAGYADWTPSNSPNLFSPEKDGKYRGFIYITSTGDAGKHKFTINEDWPGNKGDDGTMTGKLVVDGSDIPATAVGAHYIKVDWNANTYSDVVANFGIIGDATPTGWNSDTNFVYNPATKTYIINSIALSNTGLFKFRANDDWVIKFQPAAGDQTLTSGASVITYLNSEGTVTDDPNYKVDVAGNYKIELDVHNSANYKLTVTKL from the coding sequence ATGAAACATTTATTTAAAATATTAACGATAGCTTTTATCGGTCTTTGGATTATTTCGTGTGAAAAAGATGAAGATCAAGCAGTTCTTAACGAAACAAGTCAAGGTAAAGTTTCTTCAGACAAAACCACTGCTGTTTTGAATGAATTAATGGCAGGTGATCCTATAATAAGTTTTACTTGTGTAAAACCAACTTTTAATTTAGCTATAGTTCCATCACAGCAGATAGAATTCGGAATTAAAGGAACAAATTTTAAGAATAGTATCGGTTTTGATGCAGGAAATGATTTGACAACAACCTCTATTACTCATGCTCAGTTAAATGCTATTATGTTTAATTTAGGAGCAACACCAGATACGGCAAATCAAATTGAAGCAAGATTAAAAACAAAAGCTGGATCAGCATTTTTTTATTCGAATGTTATAAATCTTACGATAACTCCTTATACCCCAAATCCTGACTTAGTATATCCTAAAATCAATGTTCCTGGAGGATATGCAGGAGCAGCGGGGTACGCAGATTGGACCCCAAGTAATTCTCCCAATCTATTTTCTCCTGAAAAAGATGGAAAATATAGAGGATTTATTTATATCACAAGTACTGGTGATGCAGGAAAACATAAATTCACTATCAATGAAGACTGGCCGGGAAATAAAGGTGATGATGGTACAATGACGGGTAAATTAGTTGTTGACGGTTCTGATATACCAGCAACGGCAGTTGGAGCACATTACATAAAAGTTGATTGGAATGCAAATACATATTCTGATGTAGTTGCTAACTTCGGGATTATTGGTGATGCTACGCCTACAGGATGGAATTCAGATACAAATTTTGTCTATAATCCAGCTACAAAAACTTATATCATCAATTCAATTGCTTTGAGTAATACTGGATTATTTAAGTTTAGAGCCAATGACGACTGGGTTATAAAATTCCAACCGGCGGCTGGAGATCAAACTCTGACTTCTGGAGCAAGTGTAATAACTTATTTGAATTCTGAAGGAACGGTTACGGATGATCCTAATTACAAAGTAGATGTTGCAGGGAATTATAAAATCGAATTAGATGTACATAATTCGGCTAATTACAAATTAACCGTTACAAAATTATAA
- a CDS encoding nuclear transport factor 2 family protein, producing MKKIIIVFTLILLMIGVAEISAQSKNGEFGKEKIEIGKLLDDFNVAAAKADFNAYFNFYAEESTFIGTDATEIWDKQAFMVWAKPYFDKKKTWNFTSLKRNIYFSRDGKLAWFDELLDTQMKICRGSGVVEKLNGQWKVKQYVLSVTVPNDVVDKVVVEKTPIEDLLIQKLKQ from the coding sequence ATGAAAAAAATAATAATTGTTTTTACATTAATCCTTTTAATGATTGGGGTTGCAGAAATTTCTGCTCAATCAAAAAATGGAGAATTTGGAAAAGAAAAAATTGAAATCGGCAAGTTGCTTGATGATTTTAATGTTGCTGCTGCAAAAGCTGATTTTAATGCATATTTTAATTTTTATGCTGAAGAATCTACTTTTATCGGTACAGATGCTACTGAAATCTGGGATAAACAAGCTTTCATGGTTTGGGCAAAACCTTATTTCGACAAAAAGAAAACTTGGAATTTCACCTCATTAAAAAGGAATATCTATTTCAGCAGAGACGGAAAGCTGGCTTGGTTTGATGAATTGTTGGATACCCAAATGAAGATCTGCCGTGGTTCAGGTGTCGTTGAAAAACTCAACGGACAATGGAAAGTGAAGCAATATGTACTTTCTGTAACTGTTCCGAACGATGTTGTAGATAAAGTAGTGGTAGAAAAAACACCGATCGAAGATCTATTAATCCAAAAACTGAAGCAATAA
- a CDS encoding glycoside hydrolase family 13 protein has protein sequence MKKLYTIIALSSAVISLAQIQKVEPAFWWKGMKNPELQILVYGKDIAKNEIELSDGIKAKNIQKVENPNYVFLTLNTGEINVPKFKINIKNKNKIIDSYSYELKQRNTNSANRRGFNSSDVIYLVVPDRFANGNPKNDSQPDVFEKANRNFDGGRHGGDLQGIIQNLDYIKELGATTFWSTPLTEDNEKTYSYHGYASSDLYKIDSRFGSNEDFFRLSDELHKRDMKLIMDFVPNHWGLHHWMIQDLPSKDWIHYWSDGEKGFKRSNYRQAAHFDPNASKSDIEGCVNGWFDSTMPDMNDSNPLVVNYLVQNAIWWTEAANLDGIRVDTYPYNNREGVTQWAKRVMNEYPDFNIVGETLMHSPAHIAYWQKDSKVGAIEGFNSYLPSVMDFPLHDIMATAVNESKEEWDKGMVRIYDVLTNDFLYPDINNLLILVGNHDVNRINDDFKGDIGKYKLVLSMIATMRGIPQIYYGDEIGMQGSKTVGDGDIRRDFPGGWKDDKQNAFTENGRTNIQKDYFDFTKKLLNWRKNKPVIHTGKTKHFAPENNVYVYFRYNEKESVMVVINNNEKDQSLDLKRFAESLTNIKTGKDVISGKELSLQNNMAIPAKTSMIIELKK, from the coding sequence ATGAAAAAATTATATACAATTATTGCACTCTCATCAGCAGTGATTTCTCTTGCTCAAATTCAGAAAGTAGAACCTGCTTTTTGGTGGAAAGGAATGAAAAATCCTGAACTTCAGATTTTGGTGTATGGAAAAGATATTGCTAAAAATGAAATTGAACTTTCTGATGGAATTAAGGCGAAAAATATCCAGAAAGTTGAAAATCCAAACTATGTTTTTCTTACTTTAAACACAGGCGAAATCAATGTTCCGAAATTTAAAATCAATATCAAAAATAAAAATAAAATCATTGATTCCTATTCTTACGAACTGAAGCAGAGAAATACAAATTCTGCGAACCGAAGAGGATTTAACAGTTCGGATGTAATCTATCTTGTTGTTCCGGATCGTTTTGCGAACGGAAATCCTAAGAATGACAGCCAACCGGATGTTTTTGAAAAAGCAAACAGAAATTTTGACGGTGGAAGACATGGCGGAGATTTGCAGGGTATTATTCAGAATCTGGATTATATAAAAGAATTGGGAGCTACCACGTTTTGGTCGACTCCATTAACTGAAGATAATGAAAAAACGTATTCCTACCACGGCTATGCCTCAAGTGATTTATATAAAATAGATTCACGTTTTGGAAGCAATGAAGATTTTTTCCGCCTTTCCGATGAACTTCACAAAAGAGATATGAAACTCATTATGGATTTTGTCCCGAACCATTGGGGACTTCATCATTGGATGATACAGGATCTGCCTTCCAAAGACTGGATTCATTACTGGAGTGATGGTGAAAAAGGATTCAAAAGAAGCAATTACAGACAGGCTGCACATTTTGATCCCAATGCATCAAAATCAGATATAGAAGGATGTGTCAACGGCTGGTTCGATAGTACAATGCCGGATATGAATGACAGCAATCCACTGGTTGTGAATTATTTGGTGCAAAATGCAATTTGGTGGACAGAAGCAGCAAATCTCGATGGAATCCGTGTTGATACCTATCCGTATAATAACCGCGAAGGCGTTACCCAATGGGCAAAACGTGTAATGAATGAGTATCCTGATTTTAATATCGTAGGCGAAACACTGATGCACAGTCCTGCTCACATTGCCTATTGGCAGAAAGACAGTAAAGTTGGGGCGATTGAAGGATTCAATTCATATTTACCCTCTGTGATGGATTTTCCGTTACATGATATCATGGCTACTGCAGTTAATGAATCAAAAGAAGAATGGGATAAAGGAATGGTGAGAATTTATGATGTACTGACCAACGATTTTTTATATCCGGATATTAATAATCTTTTGATTTTAGTGGGAAACCATGATGTCAATAGAATAAATGATGACTTTAAAGGTGATATTGGAAAGTATAAACTTGTGCTTTCAATGATTGCTACAATGAGGGGAATTCCACAAATTTATTACGGAGATGAAATAGGAATGCAGGGCAGCAAAACAGTTGGAGACGGAGATATCCGCAGAGATTTTCCCGGAGGGTGGAAAGACGATAAGCAGAATGCTTTTACCGAAAACGGCAGAACCAATATTCAGAAAGATTATTTTGATTTCACAAAAAAACTGTTGAACTGGAGAAAAAATAAACCGGTTATTCATACCGGAAAAACAAAACATTTTGCACCCGAAAATAATGTATATGTCTATTTCCGCTACAATGAAAAGGAAAGTGTGATGGTAGTCATTAACAATAATGAAAAAGATCAGTCTTTAGATTTAAAACGCTTTGCGGAATCTTTGACTAATATAAAAACAGGAAAAGATGTAATTTCAGGAAAAGAACTGTCTTTACAAAATAATATGGCTATTCCTGCAAAAACTTCGATGATTATTGAACTAAAAAAATAA
- a CDS encoding MFS transporter, with protein MAEMAGKYDTGKLGRRKKPNLSMLQIINMSMGFLGIQMAFGLQNGNASRILANFGADVHELSWFWLVAPITGLIVQPIIGHMGDNTWSPLGRRKPYFLIGAVLCAIGLVMLPNAASATQMMAANVLLLAVIFLAMMDASINVAMEPFRALVGDMLPKHQGTIGFSVQTILIGIGAVIGSYLPDWLTQLGVSNVAPAGFVANNVIYAFYCGAGILILTILYTILTTKEYSPQQFAEFEGGKEIVEEPSKFADIFKDFAKIPPLMKKLGLVQFFSWFALFTMWVFTTSALATHHFGLSPADTHSVEFNKAGDLTGKLFGYYNLWAIPFAFLLTPIAKVIGKKQTHALALLCGGLGLISMYFIKDIAYLKISMIGLGFAWASILAMPYAMLIDAIPQKKMGVYMGIFNFFIVIPQIINGLFGGPIVSNIFGNQAMDYVVVGGVCMLIGAILTMIFIKTEHETPKEIEEEIQQVHF; from the coding sequence ATGGCAGAGATGGCAGGAAAATACGACACAGGTAAATTAGGAAGAAGAAAAAAGCCGAATTTATCGATGCTTCAGATCATTAATATGAGCATGGGATTTTTGGGAATTCAGATGGCTTTTGGTTTGCAAAATGGAAATGCGAGTAGAATTTTGGCCAATTTCGGGGCAGATGTTCACGAATTGTCATGGTTTTGGCTGGTTGCACCGATTACAGGATTAATTGTTCAGCCGATTATCGGACATATGGGTGATAATACTTGGAGCCCGCTTGGGAGAAGAAAACCTTACTTTTTAATTGGTGCAGTTTTATGTGCAATTGGTTTGGTTATGCTTCCCAATGCCGCTTCGGCGACGCAAATGATGGCTGCAAATGTTTTATTGTTAGCAGTGATTTTTCTTGCAATGATGGATGCTTCTATCAATGTTGCAATGGAGCCTTTTCGAGCTTTGGTAGGTGATATGCTTCCGAAACATCAAGGAACGATAGGGTTTTCAGTTCAGACAATTCTGATCGGGATTGGCGCGGTAATCGGCTCGTATTTACCTGATTGGCTTACACAATTAGGCGTTTCAAATGTTGCACCTGCAGGGTTTGTTGCCAATAATGTAATTTATGCTTTCTATTGTGGGGCAGGAATTTTAATATTGACTATTCTTTACACGATTTTAACAACAAAAGAATATTCACCACAGCAATTTGCTGAATTTGAGGGCGGAAAAGAAATTGTAGAAGAACCGTCAAAATTTGCTGATATTTTTAAAGATTTTGCTAAGATTCCACCATTGATGAAAAAACTTGGATTGGTACAATTTTTCTCGTGGTTTGCATTATTTACCATGTGGGTATTTACAACAAGTGCTTTGGCGACTCATCATTTCGGACTTTCTCCTGCGGATACGCATTCAGTTGAATTTAATAAAGCTGGAGATTTAACAGGAAAATTATTTGGATATTACAACCTTTGGGCGATTCCGTTTGCGTTTCTATTAACGCCGATTGCTAAAGTTATTGGTAAGAAACAGACGCACGCTTTAGCTCTTTTATGTGGCGGATTGGGCTTGATTTCGATGTATTTTATTAAAGATATTGCATATCTTAAAATCTCAATGATAGGTCTTGGTTTTGCATGGGCAAGTATTTTAGCAATGCCTTATGCAATGTTGATTGATGCAATTCCGCAGAAGAAGATGGGAGTTTATATGGGGATTTTCAACTTTTTTATTGTAATTCCTCAAATTATCAACGGACTTTTCGGAGGCCCAATTGTTAGTAATATATTCGGAAATCAGGCAATGGATTATGTTGTAGTAGGAGGTGTTTGTATGCTGATCGGAGCAATTCTTACAATGATCTTTATTAAAACTGAACATGAAACTCCTAAAGAAATTGAAGAAGAAATTCAGCAGGTACATTTTTAA
- a CDS encoding MFS transporter encodes MNSRIVQIVIIFLLAFFTGVNFVVFPALGTAFIDSSLFGLSSSQFGSLFIPQVICIIISCLGAPFLVNKFGPKIVLVVGLLLMITSTGVLWMLQFFMNDKSLLFPILMVLVAFTGSGFGLSITTLNPLAASLFEKNKSSAILILQFLVGLGTSTSPMMMNLIGNVKNWMYVPASIFLLVTIIFILFLFLKLEKGTFFELPKHFKIPSKLWIFFIVIVLYGFIEGTFGSFGAIILKNQGLDNNKASLGLSLFWGGIALNRLLFGIFSRNNDLSYLFLVTPLIVAGLLFLLLIYPNVNIIIVMMFLIGFFMGSIFPGSIGWGTVEFPTLSVLVSGFLMAANQIGTGIITNVLGNFSNQTNVIFRFLIVCMILICVLLFYLKRNSKIKEAF; translated from the coding sequence ATGAATTCCAGGATAGTCCAAATCGTCATCATCTTTTTATTAGCTTTCTTTACGGGAGTTAATTTTGTGGTATTTCCGGCTTTGGGGACAGCTTTTATAGATTCTTCACTTTTTGGGCTTTCATCATCGCAGTTTGGGAGTTTATTCATTCCGCAGGTGATTTGTATTATCATTTCGTGTTTGGGAGCTCCGTTTTTGGTGAATAAATTTGGGCCAAAAATCGTTTTGGTGGTCGGATTATTATTAATGATTACTTCAACAGGAGTTTTATGGATGCTTCAGTTTTTCATGAACGATAAATCCTTATTATTTCCGATATTAATGGTTTTGGTGGCATTCACAGGTTCAGGTTTCGGTCTTTCAATTACAACTTTAAATCCTTTAGCAGCAAGTTTATTTGAAAAAAATAAATCTTCCGCAATTTTAATATTACAGTTTTTGGTGGGATTGGGAACGTCAACTTCTCCAATGATGATGAATTTAATAGGAAATGTGAAAAACTGGATGTATGTTCCTGCAAGTATATTTCTTTTGGTGACAATAATTTTTATCCTGTTTTTATTTTTAAAACTTGAAAAAGGAACATTTTTCGAACTACCCAAGCATTTTAAAATTCCATCAAAATTGTGGATTTTCTTTATCGTAATCGTTTTATACGGCTTTATTGAAGGGACTTTCGGAAGTTTTGGTGCGATAATTCTTAAAAATCAGGGATTAGATAATAATAAAGCGAGCTTGGGATTATCATTATTTTGGGGCGGAATAGCTTTAAACCGTCTGCTTTTCGGGATTTTCTCAAGAAACAATGATCTTTCGTACCTTTTCCTTGTCACTCCTTTGATTGTTGCAGGATTACTTTTTTTACTATTAATTTATCCTAATGTAAATATCATAATAGTAATGATGTTTTTGATCGGATTTTTCATGGGAAGTATATTTCCGGGATCTATCGGTTGGGGAACGGTAGAATTTCCCACATTATCAGTCTTGGTTTCCGGATTTTTAATGGCAGCCAACCAAATCGGAACCGGAATAATAACCAACGTTTTGGGGAATTTTTCCAATCAAACCAATGTTATTTTCCGGTTTCTGATTGTTTGTATGATTCTCATCTGTGTTCTCCTTTTCTATTTAAAAAGAAATTCTAAAATAAAAGAAGCCTTTTAA
- a CDS encoding FMN-dependent NADH-azoreductase, producing the protein MANILNIQSSISGENSVSNKLSQAVINQLLKKNPDSKVVVRDLASNPIPHLEIHHFSAARIADEEKNDEQKEASKYSDESLQQIQEADIIVIGVPFYNFTFPSTLKSWIDSIAVAGKTFSYADGTPKGLLQNKKLYLNFAVGGVYENGLIENMEHYLKTLFAFMGITDVEVFQSQGLMVPQLKDENLAKTVAKIEELV; encoded by the coding sequence ATGGCAAACATTTTAAATATCCAGTCAAGTATCAGCGGAGAAAATTCTGTGAGCAACAAACTTTCTCAAGCCGTTATCAACCAATTACTGAAAAAAAATCCTGACAGCAAAGTTGTTGTTCGCGATTTGGCTTCTAACCCTATTCCCCATTTGGAAATTCATCATTTCAGTGCTGCGAGAATTGCAGATGAAGAAAAAAATGACGAACAAAAAGAAGCTTCAAAATATTCTGACGAATCATTACAGCAAATTCAGGAAGCTGATATTATTGTAATCGGTGTTCCTTTCTATAACTTCACTTTCCCATCAACATTGAAATCATGGATCGACAGTATTGCCGTTGCCGGAAAAACTTTCTCTTATGCAGACGGAACACCAAAAGGTCTTCTTCAAAATAAGAAATTATATTTAAATTTTGCAGTTGGAGGTGTTTACGAAAACGGACTTATTGAAAATATGGAGCATTATCTAAAAACTTTATTCGCCTTCATGGGAATTACTGATGTCGAAGTTTTCCAATCTCAGGGATTGATGGTTCCTCAATTGAAAGATGAGAATTTAGCTAAAACAGTGGCGAAAATTGAAGAATTAGTTTAA
- a CDS encoding GMC oxidoreductase, translating into MYDIIIIGSGAGGATMAYRLADSGKNILVIERGDYIPVEKENWDSVEVFQKNRYTTTDLWLDKHNKPFRPGMHYSVGGNTKFYGAALFRLREQDFKEIHHYGGISPAWPIQYQDLKDYYLEAEKLFHVHGKRGSDPTEPFDSEPYTNPPLPHEPRIQEVVDELIDYGWHPFNLPIGVNFKPHETANPPYTLDRFDGFPDAAERKGDAHLCSLAKALEHPNVELMVNTKVLRLNANEDGTKITEIVVEQNGETKILTSDVIILSAGAINSAALLLESKSDKFPNGLANSSDQVGRNYMFHQNSALVALYTEPNHTKFGKTFGINDFYHANKDYEFPLGHIQMLGKSDEHQIKADSPIAAPGFTFELMAQHAVDFWLTSEDLPDPENRVTVENGQIKITYSSNNEKGHELLKAELIKALKASGKFESFLFKGIYFSKGMDIASPAHQNGTTKMGLDPKNSVVDTNCKAHDLENLYIVDGGFFVSSGAVNPALTIIAMALRVGDHLKNNVLRL; encoded by the coding sequence ATGTACGACATCATTATAATAGGAAGCGGGGCAGGAGGCGCAACAATGGCTTATCGATTGGCAGATAGCGGAAAAAATATTCTTGTGATTGAAAGAGGAGATTATATTCCCGTAGAAAAAGAGAACTGGGATTCTGTAGAAGTCTTCCAGAAAAACAGATATACAACCACAGATTTGTGGCTTGATAAGCACAACAAGCCGTTTCGTCCCGGAATGCATTATAGCGTGGGCGGAAACACCAAATTTTACGGGGCCGCTTTGTTTCGTTTAAGAGAACAAGATTTTAAAGAAATACACCATTATGGCGGAATCTCTCCGGCTTGGCCTATTCAATATCAGGATTTAAAGGATTATTATCTTGAAGCAGAGAAGCTTTTTCATGTTCATGGAAAAAGAGGGTCAGATCCTACTGAACCTTTTGATTCTGAACCTTATACTAATCCGCCTTTGCCGCACGAACCGAGAATTCAGGAAGTCGTTGATGAGTTAATTGATTATGGATGGCATCCGTTCAATTTACCGATTGGAGTTAATTTTAAACCCCACGAAACAGCTAATCCACCTTATACTTTAGACCGCTTCGACGGTTTTCCCGATGCAGCCGAAAGAAAAGGCGATGCTCATCTGTGTTCGTTAGCAAAAGCATTGGAACATCCAAATGTTGAATTAATGGTCAATACAAAGGTTTTGAGATTAAATGCAAACGAAGATGGAACCAAAATCACTGAAATTGTTGTCGAACAAAACGGAGAAACAAAAATATTGACTTCAGATGTAATTATTCTTTCTGCAGGAGCAATCAATTCAGCGGCACTTCTTTTGGAAAGTAAAAGTGACAAATTCCCAAATGGTCTTGCTAATTCATCAGATCAGGTAGGCAGAAATTATATGTTCCATCAAAATTCTGCATTGGTCGCGTTATACACAGAACCTAATCACACAAAATTCGGAAAGACATTCGGAATCAATGATTTTTACCACGCCAATAAAGATTATGAATTTCCGTTGGGGCACATCCAGATGCTTGGAAAATCTGATGAACATCAGATAAAAGCAGACAGTCCGATTGCTGCACCGGGTTTTACGTTTGAATTAATGGCACAGCACGCCGTAGATTTTTGGTTGACTTCAGAGGATTTGCCCGATCCTGAAAATAGAGTGACAGTGGAAAACGGACAAATTAAAATCACTTACAGTTCAAATAACGAAAAGGGGCATGAATTGTTGAAAGCAGAATTAATTAAAGCCTTAAAAGCTTCCGGGAAATTTGAAAGCTTTTTATTTAAAGGCATTTATTTCAGCAAAGGGATGGATATTGCTTCACCTGCTCATCAAAACGGAACTACAAAAATGGGATTAGATCCTAAAAATTCAGTTGTAGATACAAATTGTAAAGCACATGATTTAGAAAACCTGTACATTGTTGATGGTGGATTTTTCGTGTCAAGCGGTGCTGTAAATCCTGCCCTTACAATCATTGCAATGGCTTTGAGGGTAGGAGATCATCTTAAAAATAATGTTCTGAGATTATGA
- a CDS encoding winged helix-turn-helix transcriptional regulator, which translates to MEKQHNHKDCMHALKPVRDTLDVINGKWKLQIIISLDAGNRRFTEIERSIPKLTSKVLAKELKELEQNGLVERLVKDTYPVSIEYFPTAHTKTLRPVVESLKDWGENHRKHIFGSPAEVEKND; encoded by the coding sequence ATGGAAAAACAACATAATCATAAAGATTGCATGCATGCATTAAAGCCGGTTCGTGATACCTTAGATGTTATCAATGGCAAGTGGAAACTGCAGATTATTATTTCTTTAGATGCTGGAAACAGACGTTTTACTGAAATTGAAAGAAGTATTCCGAAACTTACTTCAAAGGTGTTAGCCAAAGAATTAAAAGAGCTTGAACAAAATGGGTTGGTTGAAAGGTTGGTCAAAGATACCTATCCCGTAAGTATTGAATATTTTCCTACTGCACACACAAAGACACTAAGGCCAGTCGTAGAATCTTTAAAAGACTGGGGCGAAAATCACCGTAAGCATATTTTCGGAAGTCCGGCAGAAGTTGAGAAAAACGACTAG
- a CDS encoding glycoside hydrolase family 97 protein, whose protein sequence is MKKITVGAFLLSMMFVGVNAQSLKSPDGKFEMNFQLKGGVPYYNLKYNGNVVVEDSKLGLRLFKDTSIKFASEIAKPEDAKFDLNNGFTKTDEKRDSKNETWQPVLGEKKNYINNYNELAVTLNQASADRNIIVKFRLFNDGLGFRYEFPQQKNLNYFTIREEDSEIDFPTDLKAWWIVADYDSQEYKYQETKVSEIPARWPQAADANASQTLIKNAVQSPVMLKKEGKDPLYINVAEAAVLDYPASHLEVDAQNFKFKTHLTADRQGAKGYIQTPSVTPWRTIIVSPKAEELMASKMIFNLNEPTKYKDTSYIHPTKYMGVWWEMIIGKSQWAYAQPESNVRIGQTDFSKLTPTGKHAANNTKVKEYIDFAAENGFKGLLIEGWNIGWEDWFGHSKEFVFDFITPYPDFDIKMLNEYAHSKGIKLIMHHETSGSATNYERWADKAFQLMNKYGYDAVKTGYVGDIIPRGEHHYSQWTINHFYRIAEKANEYKIMVNSHESVRPTGESRTYPNYISAEAARGTEYEAFGGNNPDHQTILPFTRWMGGSMDYTPGIFQTKLDYYFPGDTRFVKTTLVKQLALYVTMYMPLQMAADLPENYKKHMDAFQFIKDVAADWDDTKILSAEPGDYVITARKAKGTENWFVGGITDENKRDYTVDFSFLDKGKKYEATIYEDGKDADYINNPQSYNIYKKQITSKSKINFKMVRSGGFAVSIKPVN, encoded by the coding sequence ATGAAGAAAATTACAGTTGGAGCTTTTTTGCTCTCAATGATGTTTGTGGGTGTTAATGCACAATCTTTAAAATCACCGGATGGAAAGTTCGAAATGAATTTCCAGTTGAAAGGAGGTGTACCTTACTACAACCTTAAATACAATGGGAATGTGGTAGTTGAAGATTCTAAATTGGGATTGAGATTATTTAAGGATACCTCTATAAAATTCGCTTCAGAAATTGCAAAACCGGAAGATGCAAAATTTGATCTGAATAATGGTTTCACTAAAACAGACGAAAAAAGAGATTCTAAAAATGAAACTTGGCAGCCTGTTCTTGGTGAAAAGAAAAATTACATAAACAATTACAATGAATTGGCAGTTACGCTTAATCAGGCATCGGCTGACAGAAATATTATTGTAAAATTCAGATTGTTTAATGATGGGTTGGGATTTAGATATGAATTTCCGCAACAGAAAAACCTGAATTATTTCACAATTCGCGAGGAAGATTCTGAAATCGATTTTCCTACAGACCTGAAAGCATGGTGGATCGTTGCAGATTATGATTCTCAGGAATATAAATATCAGGAAACAAAAGTTTCTGAAATTCCTGCAAGATGGCCTCAAGCTGCAGATGCAAATGCTTCTCAAACTTTGATTAAAAATGCCGTTCAGTCACCGGTAATGTTGAAAAAAGAAGGTAAAGATCCTTTATACATCAACGTTGCAGAGGCTGCAGTTTTAGATTATCCGGCTTCTCATCTAGAAGTTGATGCTCAGAATTTTAAATTTAAAACTCACCTTACAGCCGACAGACAGGGAGCAAAAGGATATATCCAAACACCTTCTGTGACACCCTGGAGAACAATCATTGTTTCTCCGAAAGCAGAAGAATTAATGGCTTCAAAAATGATTTTTAATCTTAACGAACCTACAAAATATAAAGATACTTCTTACATTCACCCTACAAAATATATGGGAGTCTGGTGGGAGATGATCATCGGAAAATCTCAGTGGGCATATGCGCAGCCGGAATCAAATGTTCGTATCGGACAAACTGATTTCTCAAAATTAACTCCAACTGGAAAACATGCTGCAAATAATACTAAAGTTAAAGAATATATCGATTTTGCGGCAGAAAACGGTTTCAAAGGTTTACTAATTGAAGGCTGGAATATCGGTTGGGAAGACTGGTTCGGGCATTCCAAAGAATTTGTTTTCGATTTTATAACGCCTTATCCCGATTTTGATATTAAAATGTTGAATGAATATGCTCATTCTAAAGGAATTAAATTAATCATGCATCATGAAACTTCAGGTTCTGCAACGAATTATGAAAGATGGGCAGACAAAGCTTTCCAATTGATGAATAAATATGGTTATGATGCTGTAAAAACAGGTTATGTCGGAGATATTATTCCAAGAGGCGAGCATCATTATTCTCAATGGACAATCAACCATTTTTACAGAATTGCAGAGAAAGCAAATGAGTATAAAATTATGGTCAATTCTCACGAATCGGTGCGTCCGACAGGAGAAAGCCGCACTTATCCCAACTATATTTCCGCAGAAGCAGCTCGTGGAACGGAATATGAAGCTTTCGGAGGTAATAATCCCGATCACCAGACAATTTTACCATTTACAAGATGGATGGGAGGTTCTATGGACTATACACCGGGAATTTTCCAGACAAAATTAGATTATTATTTTCCTGGAGATACCCGATTTGTAAAAACTACTTTGGTAAAACAGTTAGCGTTGTATGTTACGATGTATATGCCACTTCAGATGGCGGCGGATCTACCTGAAAATTACAAAAAGCATATGGATGCATTCCAGTTTATTAAAGATGTTGCTGCAGATTGGGATGATACAAAAATCTTGTCGGCGGAACCGGGAGATTATGTAATTACAGCCAGAAAAGCAAAAGGTACGGAAAACTGGTTTGTCGGTGGTATTACGGATGAAAATAAACGTGATTATACAGTAGATTTCTCTTTCTTGGATAAAGGTAAAAAATATGAAGCCACCATCTACGAAGACGGAAAAGATGCCGATTATATCAACAATCCTCAAAGCTATAATATTTACAAAAAACAGATTACGAGCAAATCAAAGATTAATTTTAAAATGGTAAGAAGTGGCGGATTTGCTGTTTCAATTAAACCGGTAAATTAA